The following coding sequences lie in one Chelmon rostratus isolate fCheRos1 chromosome 2, fCheRos1.pri, whole genome shotgun sequence genomic window:
- the tmcc2 gene encoding transmembrane and coiled-coil domains protein 2 has translation MKLDKSEVATLGLPSTTSHGGSDSNISAEGAAAASGVTAGGAECSGAGEPQRTRAALEHLQQKILKVTEQIRVEQEARDDNVAEYLKLAHNADKQQASRIKQVFEKKNQKSAQTIAHLHKKLEHYHKKLKEIEQNGPARQPKDVLRDMQQGLKDVGANVRAGISGFGGGVVEGVKGGVSALTHTAVVSKPREFASLIRNKFGSADNIAHLKDTLEDGVGGHSEDAPTPRALSGSATLVSSPKYGSDDECSSATSGSGAGSNSGGAGGGGGGAGGGLLGPTMGSPRLDGHHHHHHHMHSSWDSLLEGLQEIKASQAHMEDAIEDMKGQLQSDYSYMTQCLQEERYRYERLEEQLNDLTELHQNEMTNLKQELASMEEKVAYQSYERARDIQEAVESCLTRITKLELQQQQQQVVQLEGVENANARALLGKLINVILALMAVLLVFVSTLANFITPLMKTRARVAATVLLTLLLFVLWKQWDFVEPWLLPS, from the exons ATGAAG CTGGACAAGAGCGAGGTGGCAACTCTAGGCCTACCCTCCACCACCAGCCATGGAGGCTCTGACAGCAACATCAGCGCGGAAGGAGCGGCGGCAGCGTCTGGGGTCACGGCCGGGGGTGCTGAGTGTTCGGGGGCCGGCGAGCCGCAGAGGACGCGCGCTGCTCTGGAGCACCTGCAGCAGAAGATTCTGAAGGTCACGGAGCAGATTCGCGTGGAGCAGGAGGCCCGAGACGACAACGTTGCAGAGTACCTGAAGTTGGCCCACAACGCAGACAAACAACAGGCGTCCCGGATCAAGCAGGTGTTTGAGAAGAAGAACCAGAAGTCGGCACAGACCATCGCACACTTGCACAAGAAGCTAGAGCACTATCACAAGAAGCTGAAGGAGATAGAACAG AATGGACCAGCCCGGCAGCCTAAGGATGTCCTGCGGGACATGCAGCAAGGATTAAAGGACGTCGGGGCCAACGTTCGTGCTGGGATAAGTGGTTTTGGAGGTGGCGTAGTCGAAGGGGTCAAAGGTGGAGTGTCTGCCCTCACTCACACAGCTGTGGTCTCCAAGCCAAGAGAGTTTGCCAGTCTTATCAGGAACAAGTTTGGCAGCGCGGATAACATCGCTCACTTAAAGGACACACTTGAGGACGGAGTCGGGGGCCACTCTGAGGACGCCCCCACACCTCGTGCCCTGAGTGGAAGTGCCACTCTGGTCTCCAGCCCAAAGTACGGCAGCGACGACGAGTGCTCCAGCGCCACGTCCGGCTCCGGAGCGGGTAGTAATTCTGGGggtgcagggggaggaggaggaggagcaggaggagggttACTAGGACCAACGATGGGGAGTCCCAGACTGGACgggcaccaccaccaccaccatcacatGCACAGCTCTTGGGACTCTCTACTTGAGGGTCTGCAGGAGATCAAAGCCAGCCAGGCGCACATGGAGGACGCCATCGAGGACATGAAGGGCCAGCTGCAGAGTGACTACTCCTACATGACACAGTGCCTGCAAGAAGAGAGATACAG GTATGAGCGACTTGAAGAGCAGCTGAATGACTTAACAGAGCTGCACCAAAACGAGATGACGAATCTTAAACAGGAACTCGCCAGCATGGAGGAAAAAGTCGCCTACCAGTCCTACGAGCGAGCGAGGGACATTCAG GAGGCCGTGGAGTCGTGCCTGACCCGCATCACcaagctggagctgcagcagcagcagcagcaggtggtccAGTTGGAGGGAGTGGAGAACGCCAATGCTCGAGCTCTGCTCGGTAAACTCATCAACGTCATCCTGGCGCTCATGGCCGTGCTGCTCGTCTTCGTCTCCACCTTGGCCAACTTCATCACCCCGCTGATGAAGACGCGAGCCCGGGTGGCCGCCACCGTCCTGCTGACCTTGCTGCTGTTCGTCCTGTGGAAGCAGTGGGACTTTGTGGAGCCGTGGCTGCTGCCCAGCTGA
- the srsf3b gene encoding serine/arginine-rich splicing factor 3b, whose translation MHRDCPLDCKVYVGNLGNNGNKTELERSFGYYGPLRSVWVARNPPGFAFVEFEDPRDATDAVRELDGRTLCGCRVRVELSNGEKRSRTRGAPPSWGRRPRDRDDYRRRSPPPRRRSPRRRSFSRSRSRSFSRDRRRERSLSRDRNHKPSRSFSRSRSRSRSTDRK comes from the exons ATGCATCGTGACTGTCCTCTCGACTGCAAGGTCTATGTCGGAAATCTAGGCAACAATGGAAACAAGACAGAGTTAGAGAGGTCATTCGGCTACTATGGTCCTCTCCGTAGTGTTTGGGTGGCCAGGAACCCCCCAGGCTTTGCCTTTGTAGAATTTGAAGATCCCAGAGATGCAACTGATGCAGTGCGTGAGCTTGACGGGAG GACACTGTGTGGTTGCCGGGTGCGAGTAGAGCTGTCCAATGGTGAGAAGCGCAGCCGCACCCGTGGCGCCCCCCCTTCATGGGGCAGGCGTCCGCGAGACCGGGACGATTACAGGCGTCGCAGCCCACCGCCCAGACGAAG ATCCCCACGAAGGAGGAGCTTCAGCCGCAGTCGAAGCAG GTCTTTCTccagagacaggaggagggagaggtcCCTCTCCCGGGACAGGAACCATAAACCTTCAAGGTCCTTCTCACGATCAAGGAG cCGCTCCAGGTCCACTGACAGAAAGTAG
- the usp49 gene encoding ubiquitin carboxyl-terminal hydrolase 49: MDRCKHVGRLRLGHDHSILNPQKWHCVDCSTTDSVWACLKCSHVACGRFMEEHSLKHFQESHHPLAMEVRELDVFCFACGDYVLNDNAEGDLKLLRGALSTVRSPGRRSLRSSAGGECTPWVGEGGPQPAMQLALRHRRKALLGKMLQMWISKHQERQNQRKEKLEEARRQKKDVKRRLMEELGNVPPRKSARLLTQAPRSTITLIPRKFRDPPERLPPPPKKPSLLTLSRKAPQNGRAAKLRRYYSTHAVTRRRLAPGVTGLRNLGNTCYMNSILQVLSHLQKFRECFLTLDLCETEELLAKTNHSQGMKGVTAGVVSSGNTALSGCPLGRMGKAGSWNLPMGKKESAPASPQAAELVQPKEPRCSTRQQMSLCHELHTLFRVMWSGRWSLVSPFAMLHSVWNLIPAFRGYDQQDAQEFLCELLDKVQQELDTEGSKRRIVIPITKRKLSKQVLKVLNTIFHGQLLSQVTCLSCKHKSNTVEPFWDLSLEFPERYHSIGKSSGSTAYQRSCTLTEMLSKFTEMEALEGSIYACNHCNKRRRKSSHKPLVLSEARKQLLIYRLPQVLRLHLKRFRWSGRNHREKIGVHVAFDQVLNIKPYCCTGSGHSVHRGGYTYDLSAVVMHHGKGFGSGHYTAYCYNTEGGFWVHCNDSEMKVCSVEEVCNTQAYILFYTQRSA, from the exons ATGGATCGCTGTAAGCACGTGGGACGCCTTCGTCTGGGCCACGACCATTCCATCCTCAATCCACAAAAATGGCACTGTGTCGACTGCAGCACCACCGATTCAGTGTGGGCCTGCCTCAAGTGCTCCCATGTGGCATGTGGACGTTTCATGGAGGAGCACTCACTCAAACACTTTCAGGAGTCACACCACCCACTTGCTATGGAGGTGCGTGAGCTGGACGTGTTCTGTTTTGCCTGTGGAGACTATGTACTCAATGATAACGCGGAGGGAGACCTCAAGCTCCTCAGAGGGGCGCTCTCCACTGTTCGCAGCCCAGGTAGACGCTCACTACGCTCCTCGGCTGGAGGGGAGTGCACCCCCTGGGTTGGGGAAGGTGGGCCTCAGCCCGCCATGCAGCTGGCCCTGCGTCACAGGAGGAAAGCACTTCTTGGGAAGATGCTTCAGATGTGGATCAGCAAACATCAGGAGCGGCAGAATCAACGTAAAGAGAAACTAGAGGAAGctagaagacaaaaaaaagacgTGAAAAGGAGACTTATGGAAGAGCTTGGCAATGTCCCTCCCAGAAAGAGTGCTAGGCTTCTTACTCAGGCGCCACGTTCAACCATCACACTCATTCCTCGCAAATTTCGCGACCCTCCTGAACGcctacctcctcctcccaaGAAGCCTTCCCTTCTAACCCTGTCCCGAAAGGCTCCTCAGAATGGCAGAGCTGCTAAACTGAGGAGATACTACTCCACGCACGCAGTAACCCGCCGGAGACTTGCTCCAGGTGTCACTGGTCTGCGCAATTTGGGGAACACATGCTACATGAACTCAATATTGCAAGTGCTGAGTCACCTGCAGAAATTCAGGGAGTGTTTTCTCACTTTGGACCTGTGTGAGactgaggagctgctggccAAGACCAATCACTCCCAGGGGATGAAGGGGGTGACAGCAGGTGTAGTCAGCAGTGGTAACACAGCGCTGTCAGGTTGCCCTCTTGGACGTATGGGGAAGGCAGGCAGTTGGAATTTGCCCATGGGCAAAAAAGAAAGTGCCCCGGCTTCCCCGCAGGCTGCGGAGTTGGTCCAGCCCAAGGAGCCCCGCTGCTCCACTCGCCAGCAGATGTCTCTGTGCCATGAGTTGCATACACTTTTCAGGGTCATGTGGTCGGGCAGGTGGTCTTTAGTGTCTCCCTTCGCCATGCTGCACTCGGTGTGGAACCTCATCCCAGCTTTCCGTGGGTACGACCAGCAGGATGCCCAGGAGTTCTTGTGTGAGCTGCTGGACAAGGTGCAGCAGGAGCTGGACACAGAGGGGTCCAAACGCAGGATAGTTATCCCCATCACCAAGAGGAAGCTATCCAAGCAAGTGCTAAAGGTTCTCAACACCATCTTTCATGGGCAGCTACTCAGCCAG GTGACATGTCTGTCCTGTAAGCACAAGTCTAACACAGTTGAGCCATTCTGGGATTTGTCTTTGGAGTTTCCAGAGCGATACCACAGCATAGGCAAAAGTTCAGGCTCCACAGCTTACCAGCGCAGCTGCACCCTCACCGAGATGCTGTCCAAGTTTACGGAGATGGAGGCTCTTGAAGGCAGCATCTATGCCTGCAACCACTGCAACA AAAGAAGACGAAAATCATCCCACAAACCCTTAGTTCTGTCAGAGGCACGTAAGCAGCTTCTGATCTACCGTTTACCTCAGGTTCTACGGCTGCACCTCAAACGTTTCAG ATGGTCGGGGCGGAACCATAGGGAGAAAATCGGCGTCCATGTGGCCTTTGACCAAGTTCTGAACATCAAACCGTACTGCTGCACAGGCTCAGGTCACTCTGTCCACAGAGGAGGCTACACCTACGATCTGTCTGCTGTAGTCATGCATCATGGTAAAGGCTTTGGCTCAGGGCACTACACCGCATACTGCTACAATACagaaggag gtttCTGGGTCCACTGTAATGACTCTGAGATGAAGGTTTGCAGTGTGGAGGAAGTGTGCAACACTCAGGCCTATATTCTCTTCTATACCCAGAGGTCTGCTTAG
- the cdkn1a gene encoding cyclin-dependent kinase inhibitor 1 isoform X1, whose product MCRIMASHKRILSTLRNGPARRNLFGPVDREQLQVEYQAALQKDLEEASNRWGFDFISDKPLESSDFQWEGIPGAKVPLLYRSCMFGLGQADGQRAAEAAGTSKGGRVELPWNDKENIPCSPDRCTVDTENLEKTPVRRESRGLKRKQTNLTDFYQAKRRVVWMPRKSGE is encoded by the exons ATG tgCAGAATTATGGCTTCTCACAAGCGGATCCTGAGCACCCTGAGGAACGGCCCTGCTCGACGTAACCTGTTCGGCCCCGTCGACcgggagcagctgcaggtggagtACCAGGCAGCCCTGCAGAAAGACCTGGAGGAGGCTTCGAATCGCTGGGGCTTCGATTTCATCTCGGACAAGCCTTTGGAGAGCAGTGATTTCCAGTGGGAGGGCATCCCAGGCGCCAAGGTGCCACTGCTCTACAGATCCTGTATGTTTGGTCTGGGACAGGCAGATGgtcagagggcagcagaggcagcaggtacATCCAAGGGAGGAAGGGTGGAGTTGCCATGGAATGACAAGGAGAACATCCCCTGTTCGCCAGATAGATGTACCGTCGACACAGAGAACCTGGAGAAGACGCCGGTCAGACGAGAGAGTAGAGGGctgaagaggaaacagacaaaccTCACAG ATTTCTATCAGGCTAAAAGAAGGGTAGTTTGGATGCCACGCAAATCCGGCGAGTGA
- the cdkn1a gene encoding cyclin-dependent kinase inhibitor 1 isoform X2, with amino-acid sequence MASHKRILSTLRNGPARRNLFGPVDREQLQVEYQAALQKDLEEASNRWGFDFISDKPLESSDFQWEGIPGAKVPLLYRSCMFGLGQADGQRAAEAAGTSKGGRVELPWNDKENIPCSPDRCTVDTENLEKTPVRRESRGLKRKQTNLTDFYQAKRRVVWMPRKSGE; translated from the exons ATGGCTTCTCACAAGCGGATCCTGAGCACCCTGAGGAACGGCCCTGCTCGACGTAACCTGTTCGGCCCCGTCGACcgggagcagctgcaggtggagtACCAGGCAGCCCTGCAGAAAGACCTGGAGGAGGCTTCGAATCGCTGGGGCTTCGATTTCATCTCGGACAAGCCTTTGGAGAGCAGTGATTTCCAGTGGGAGGGCATCCCAGGCGCCAAGGTGCCACTGCTCTACAGATCCTGTATGTTTGGTCTGGGACAGGCAGATGgtcagagggcagcagaggcagcaggtacATCCAAGGGAGGAAGGGTGGAGTTGCCATGGAATGACAAGGAGAACATCCCCTGTTCGCCAGATAGATGTACCGTCGACACAGAGAACCTGGAGAAGACGCCGGTCAGACGAGAGAGTAGAGGGctgaagaggaaacagacaaaccTCACAG ATTTCTATCAGGCTAAAAGAAGGGTAGTTTGGATGCCACGCAAATCCGGCGAGTGA
- the LOC121617166 gene encoding S-adenosylhomocysteine hydrolase-like protein 1, which translates to MSDPVGEAKLEVKQASKEAKESENVAEKYSAMTVSKNSEMNMGELSSAFSAVPTHKPVKKQIQFVEDKQEFSRFPTKAGRRSLSRSISQSSTDSYSSAASYTDSSDDETSPRDKTQVNSKGSSDFCVKNIKQAEFGRREIEIAEQDMSALISLRKRAQSEKPLAGAKIVGCTHITAQTAVLIETLVALGAQCRWTACNIYSTQNEVAAALSEAGVAVFAWKGESEDDFWWCIDRCINTEGWQPNMILDDGGDLTHWMYKKYPNVFKKIRGIVEESVTGVHRLYQLSKAGKLCVPAMNVNDSVTKQKFDNLYCCRESILDGLKRTTDVMFGGKQVVVCGYGEVGKGCCAALKALGAIVYVTEIDPICGLQACMDGFRVVKLNEVIRQVDVIITCTGNKNVVTRDQLDRMKNGSIVCNMGHSNTEIDVASLRTPELTWERVRSQVDHVIWPDGKRVILLAEGRLLNLSCSTVPTFVLSITATTQALALIELYNAPEGRYKQDVYLLPKKMDEYVASLHLATFEAHLTELSDEQAKYLGLNKNGPFKPNYYRY; encoded by the exons ATGTCGGATCCGGTTGGGGAGGCGAAGCTGGAAGTGAAACAGGCGAGCAAGGAGGCGAAAGAGAGCGAAAACGTAGCGGAAAAATACTCAGCCATGACCGTAAGCAAGAACAGCGAAATGAACATGGGAGAGTTGTCGTCCGCCTTCAGCGCTGTGCCCACTCACAAGCCAGTTAAAAAG CAAATCCAGTTTGTGGAGGACAAGCAGGAGTTCAGCAGGTTCCCCACTAAGGCGGGCCGTCGGTCCCTGTCCCGCTCCATCTCCCAGTCgtccacagacagctacagctCCG CTGCGTCCTACACGGACAGCTCTGACGATGAGACCTCACCACGGGACAAAACTCAGGTCAACTCCAAGGGCAGCAGTGACTTCTGTGTCAAGAACATCAAACAGGCTGAATTTGGCAGACGTGAGATAGAGATCGCAGAGCAAG ATATGTCGGCGCTGATCTCACTCAGGAAGAGAGCACAGAGTGAGAAACCATTGGCAGGTGCCAAAATTGTGGGCTGCACTCACATCACTGCCCAGACTGCA gtgctGATTGAAACTCTGGTGGCTCTTGGGGCCCAGTGCCGCTGGACTGCATGTAACATATACTCTACACAGAATGaagtggctgctgctctgtcagagGCTG GTGTGGCTGTGTTTGCCTGGAAAGGAGAGTCTGAGGATGATTTCTGGTGGTGTATTGACCGCTGCATCAACACTGAGGGTTGGCAGCCCAACATG aTCCTTGATGATGGAGGAGACTTGACACACTGGATGTACAAGAAATACCCCAATGTATTCAAGAAGATTAGAGGCATAGTAGAGGAGAGTGTCACTGGGGTTCACAG GTTGTATCAGCTGTCTAAAGctggaaaactgtgtgtgccTGCTATGAATGTAAATGACTCTGTGACAAAGCAGAAGTTTGACAACCTGTACTGCTGCAGAGAGTCAATCCTGGACGG CTTGAAGAGAACCACAGATGTCATGTTCGGTGGAAAACAGGTGGTCGTATGTGGGTACGGTGAG GTTGGGAAAGgttgctgtgctgctctgaaaGCTCTGGGAGCCATCGTTTATGTAACAGAGATCGATCCCATCTGTGGGCTGCAGGCCTG CATGGATGGATTCAGGGTGGTCAAGCTGAACGAGGTCATTCGCCAGGTTGATGTCATCATCACATGCACTG GGAACAAGAATGTGGTGACCAGGGACCAGCTGGACCGGATGAAAAATGGCTCTATTGTCTGCAACATGGGCCACTCCAACACTGAGATTGATGTG GCAAGTCTTCGGACCCCTGAGCTGACCTGGGAGAGGGTGCGCTCTCAGGTGGATCATGTCATTTGGCCTGACGGCAAGAGGGTTATCCTTCTGGCTGAG GGACGTCTCCTTAACCTCAGCTGCTCCACCGTCCCTACCTTTGTCTTATCCATCACAGCCACCACTCAG gcCCTGGCACTCATAGAGTTGTACAATGCTCCCGAGGGACGATACAAGCAGGATGTTTACTTGCTTCCCAAGAAGATGG ATGAATATGTCGCCAGCCTGCATCTGGCCACTTTTGAGGCCCACTTGACAGAGCTTTCTGATGAGCAGGCAAAGTACCTGGGCCTGAATAAGAATGGTCCTTTTAAACCCAACTACTACAG